One segment of Streptosporangium brasiliense DNA contains the following:
- a CDS encoding DUF58 domain-containing protein, with translation MNRTGAGRGAAANTAEQALRRLELTIVRRLDGLLHGSYQGLLPGPGTEFGDSRVYVPGEDDIRRMDWAVTARTTVPHVRDLIADRELETWALADLSPSMDFGTTEMEKRDLVVAAVGAVGFLTGRIGNRFGAYVLHDGHVHRMPARGGRPALYGLLHSLMEAPRGRPVAGAPDLAEAVEVLASARRRRGLRVIVSDFLDAEPSLDPGLELPWERPIRRLAARHQVLAIEVIDPRELELPPVGLVNLTDPESGRSRQVQLTAKVRAAYAEAAARQRATTMMALRRCGVAHLVLRTDRDWIFDIAQFVLRQRRMAHLTHRHPAPGVTR, from the coding sequence ATGAACCGGACCGGCGCGGGAAGGGGCGCCGCCGCGAACACCGCCGAGCAGGCGCTGCGCCGGCTCGAACTGACCATCGTCCGGCGTCTGGACGGGCTGCTGCACGGCTCCTACCAGGGCCTCCTGCCGGGCCCCGGCACCGAGTTCGGCGACAGCCGGGTCTACGTCCCCGGCGAGGACGACATCCGGCGGATGGACTGGGCGGTGACCGCCCGCACGACCGTCCCGCACGTGCGGGACCTGATCGCCGACCGGGAGCTGGAGACCTGGGCGCTGGCCGATCTGTCGCCCAGCATGGACTTCGGCACCACGGAGATGGAGAAGCGGGACCTGGTGGTGGCCGCGGTCGGCGCGGTCGGCTTCCTGACCGGCCGGATCGGCAACCGCTTCGGCGCCTACGTGCTGCACGACGGACACGTCCACCGGATGCCCGCCCGGGGCGGGCGCCCGGCCCTGTACGGCCTGCTGCACTCGCTGATGGAGGCCCCCCGGGGCCGTCCCGTCGCCGGCGCCCCCGACCTGGCCGAGGCGGTCGAGGTGCTCGCCTCCGCGCGGCGACGGCGTGGCCTGCGAGTGATCGTCTCCGACTTCCTGGACGCCGAGCCCAGCCTCGACCCCGGCCTGGAGCTGCCCTGGGAGCGGCCGATCCGCCGCCTGGCCGCCCGCCACCAGGTGCTGGCCATCGAGGTGATCGACCCGCGCGAGCTGGAGCTGCCGCCGGTGGGGCTGGTCAACCTGACCGACCCGGAGTCCGGGCGGAGCCGCCAGGTCCAGCTCACCGCCAAGGTGCGCGCGGCCTACGCGGAGGCGGCCGCCAGACAGCGGGCGACGACCATGATGGCGCTGCGCCGGTGCGGGGTGGCGCACCTGGTGCTGCGCACCGACCGCGACTGGATCTTCGACATCGCCCAGTTCGTGCTCCGGCAGCGGCGCATGGCACACCTGACGCACCGGCACCCGGCCCCAGGAGTGACGCGGTGA
- a CDS encoding AAA family ATPase, whose product MTVAEELPSETDTGLLREALAEVRRVIVGQEHMVERLLVALLARGHCLLEGVPGVAKTLAASTLATVVGGDFARIQFTPDLVPSDIVGTRVYHPSRESFDVELGPVFVNFLLADEINRAPAKVQSALLEVMAERQVSLAGRTHPLPRPFIVLATQNPIESEGVYPLPEVQRDRFLFKIRVTHPNAHEELEILHRMSVAPPTPRAVLDPARLTALQAMAEQVSVHQLVADYVVRLVMATRSPGEYGMTDLEENIEIGVSPRATLGLVAAGRGLALLRGRDYLLPDDVRDVAVDVMSHRLMLTFDALADGVDPEDVVRQILAVVPPPLVVWNQGPR is encoded by the coding sequence ATGACCGTCGCCGAAGAACTGCCGAGCGAGACCGACACCGGACTGCTGCGCGAGGCCCTGGCCGAGGTCCGGCGGGTCATCGTGGGTCAGGAGCACATGGTGGAGCGCCTGCTGGTGGCCCTCCTCGCCCGGGGCCACTGCCTGCTGGAGGGCGTGCCGGGGGTCGCCAAGACCCTGGCCGCCTCCACGCTGGCCACCGTCGTCGGCGGTGACTTCGCCCGCATCCAGTTCACGCCCGACCTGGTCCCCAGCGACATCGTGGGGACCCGGGTCTACCATCCCTCCCGCGAGTCGTTCGACGTCGAGCTCGGCCCGGTGTTCGTCAACTTCCTGCTCGCCGACGAGATCAACCGCGCCCCGGCCAAGGTGCAGTCGGCGCTGCTGGAGGTCATGGCCGAGCGGCAGGTGTCCCTGGCCGGGCGGACGCACCCGCTGCCCAGGCCGTTCATCGTGCTGGCCACCCAGAACCCGATCGAGTCCGAGGGCGTCTACCCGCTCCCGGAGGTCCAGCGCGACCGGTTCCTGTTCAAGATCCGCGTCACCCACCCCAACGCCCACGAGGAGCTGGAGATCCTGCACCGGATGAGCGTGGCCCCGCCCACCCCCCGGGCGGTGCTCGACCCCGCCCGGCTGACCGCGCTGCAGGCGATGGCCGAGCAGGTCTCGGTGCACCAGCTCGTCGCCGACTACGTGGTCCGGCTGGTGATGGCCACCCGCTCCCCGGGCGAGTACGGCATGACCGACCTGGAGGAGAACATCGAGATCGGGGTCAGTCCCCGCGCCACGCTGGGCCTGGTCGCCGCCGGACGCGGCCTGGCCCTGCTGCGCGGCCGCGACTACCTGCTCCCCGACGACGTCCGCGACGTGGCCGTGGACGTGATGTCCCACCGGCTGATGCTCACCTTCGACGCGCTCGCCGACGGAGTGGACCCCGAGGACGTGGTCAGACAGATCCTGGCCGTCGTGCCGCCGCCCCTGGTGGTGTGGAACCAGGGCCCCCGATGA
- a CDS encoding DUF2268 domain-containing protein, with the protein MEIIVHDTPRAMLELAGLPLDRRPDALRGMLAPMRQAVPVPGDIVDIHHGGGGFRVDRDDDRYLPALRRLVEEDVRGRIGDALAAAWKRLGDAVPGISGPESLQVMLVLGDPDDEYLTTTVGGYYGMGATPGWLYLLAWPADDVIGRIAHCAVHEFHHQVRYHNVEWDPRTVTVGEHVVSEGLAEAFVRELSGPEAMGPWAGMVTGAEFDRAYEKITAHVGLAGMRHTPAYVLGDAAMRRFGQEPAGVPDMAGYGVGLRIVDAHLAASGLTAAESTVLAGADILRNAGVAVPA; encoded by the coding sequence ATGGAAATCATCGTTCACGACACCCCACGGGCCATGCTGGAGCTGGCCGGACTCCCGCTCGACCGGCGTCCGGACGCGCTGCGCGGCATGCTCGCGCCGATGCGCCAGGCCGTCCCCGTGCCCGGCGACATCGTCGACATCCACCACGGGGGCGGCGGCTTCCGGGTGGACCGCGACGACGACCGCTACCTGCCCGCGCTGCGCCGGCTGGTCGAGGAGGACGTCCGGGGCCGGATCGGCGACGCCCTCGCGGCCGCGTGGAAGCGGCTCGGCGACGCGGTGCCGGGGATCAGTGGCCCCGAGAGCCTCCAGGTCATGCTCGTCCTGGGCGACCCCGACGACGAGTATCTGACGACCACCGTCGGCGGCTACTACGGCATGGGGGCCACGCCGGGCTGGCTCTACCTGCTGGCCTGGCCCGCCGACGACGTCATCGGCAGGATCGCCCACTGCGCGGTGCACGAGTTCCACCACCAGGTCCGCTACCACAACGTGGAGTGGGACCCCAGGACGGTCACGGTCGGTGAGCACGTCGTGTCCGAGGGGCTGGCCGAGGCGTTCGTCCGGGAGCTGTCCGGTCCCGAGGCCATGGGGCCGTGGGCGGGGATGGTGACCGGCGCGGAGTTCGACCGCGCCTACGAGAAGATCACCGCCCACGTCGGCCTCGCCGGCATGCGGCACACCCCGGCCTACGTGCTGGGCGACGCGGCCATGCGCAGGTTCGGCCAGGAGCCGGCCGGTGTCCCGGACATGGCCGGCTACGGCGTGGGCCTGCGCATCGTCGACGCCCACCTGGCCGCCTCCGGCCTGACCGCCGCGGAGAGCACGGTGCTGGCCGGAGCCGACATCCTGCGCAACGCGGGGGTGGCCGTCCCGGCCTGA
- a CDS encoding response regulator transcription factor: MTLRVVIADDEDLIRAGLRIIIDSEPDLTVVGEAADGAAVVPVVREHRPDVVLMDVRMPAVDGIQATRRLTALPEPPKVVVVTTFENDDYVYDALRAGASGFLLKRTRPAELVQAVRTVAAGDSLLFPAAIRGLAARREGGRAVPGIGRLTSREGDVLRLMTRGLSNGEIAAELVVSMETVKTHVGNVLAKLEARDRTQAVITAYESGYVSPR, translated from the coding sequence ATGACGCTGCGTGTGGTGATCGCCGACGACGAGGACCTGATCCGTGCGGGCCTGAGGATCATCATCGACTCGGAGCCCGACCTCACCGTGGTGGGCGAGGCCGCGGACGGCGCGGCCGTCGTGCCGGTGGTCCGCGAGCACCGGCCGGACGTGGTGCTGATGGACGTGCGGATGCCGGCCGTGGACGGCATCCAGGCCACCCGCAGGCTGACCGCGCTGCCCGAGCCGCCCAAGGTCGTGGTGGTCACCACGTTCGAGAACGACGACTACGTCTACGATGCGCTGCGGGCCGGGGCCAGCGGCTTCCTGCTCAAGCGCACCCGCCCCGCCGAGCTGGTCCAGGCGGTCCGGACCGTGGCCGCCGGCGACTCCCTGCTGTTCCCGGCCGCCATCCGCGGGCTGGCCGCGCGGCGCGAGGGCGGCCGGGCCGTCCCCGGCATCGGCCGGCTGACCTCGCGCGAGGGCGACGTGCTGCGCCTGATGACCCGCGGCCTGTCCAACGGGGAGATCGCCGCAGAGCTGGTCGTCAGCATGGAGACGGTGAAGACCCACGTGGGCAACGTGCTGGCCAAGCTGGAGGCCCGCGACCGCACCCAGGCCGTCATCACCGCCTACGAGTCGGGCTACGTCTCCCCGCGCTGA
- a CDS encoding DNA topoisomerase IB, which produces MTELRHSDPAEPGIRRRRRGRGFSYHHPGGGRVRERRTLDRIRALALPPAWTDVWICRSPDGHIQAVGTDTAGRRQYRYHDVWRAEQDLAKFERVREMAERLPKFRERVAEHLEQRGPTRERVLAAAARMLDIGFFRVGGEAYESFGLATLRMEHVTCRAGRVTCSYPAKGGKRREVEIVDAEVCKVISSLHSSGEEGELLRYKDGSRWVDVRSDDINAYLRETLESEVSAKDFRTWHATVLAAVGLAVSSRVRSRTGRRRAVNRVIKEVAGYLGNTPAVARASYVDPRVVEAYEKGRTIAGALTELGADADFGQLATHGGVERAVLSLLRRPA; this is translated from the coding sequence ATGACCGAACTCCGGCACAGCGACCCCGCGGAGCCGGGCATCCGGCGGCGGCGCAGGGGACGTGGCTTCAGCTACCACCACCCCGGCGGGGGCCGGGTGCGCGAGCGCCGCACCCTCGACAGGATCAGGGCACTGGCGCTCCCGCCCGCCTGGACCGACGTCTGGATCTGCCGGTCGCCGGACGGGCACATCCAGGCGGTCGGCACCGACACGGCCGGCCGGCGCCAGTACCGCTACCACGACGTCTGGCGGGCCGAGCAGGATCTGGCGAAGTTCGAGCGGGTGCGGGAGATGGCCGAGCGGCTGCCGAAGTTCCGCGAGCGGGTCGCCGAGCACCTGGAGCAGCGGGGGCCGACGCGCGAGCGGGTGCTGGCCGCCGCGGCGAGGATGCTCGACATCGGCTTCTTCCGGGTGGGAGGGGAGGCGTACGAGTCGTTCGGGCTGGCCACGCTCCGGATGGAGCACGTCACCTGTAGGGCGGGCAGGGTCACCTGCTCCTATCCCGCCAAGGGCGGCAAGCGCCGGGAGGTGGAGATCGTGGACGCGGAGGTGTGCAAGGTGATCTCCTCCCTGCACAGCTCGGGAGAGGAGGGGGAGCTGCTGCGCTACAAGGACGGCTCCCGATGGGTGGACGTGCGCAGCGACGACATCAACGCCTACCTCCGCGAGACCCTGGAGTCGGAGGTGTCGGCCAAGGACTTCCGGACCTGGCACGCGACGGTGCTGGCCGCGGTGGGCCTGGCGGTCTCCTCCCGGGTGCGGTCCAGGACCGGCAGGAGGCGGGCGGTCAACCGGGTGATCAAGGAGGTGGCCGGTTACCTGGGCAACACCCCCGCCGTCGCCCGCGCCTCCTACGTGGATCCCCGCGTCGTCGAGGCCTACGAGAAGGGCCGGACCATCGCGGGGGCGCTGACCGAGCTCGGCGCCGACGCGGATTTCGGGCAGCTCGCCACGCACGGCGGTGTGGAGCGGGCGGTCCTCTCCCTGCTGAGACGCCCGGCCTGA
- a CDS encoding ChaB family protein, which translates to MPAREELPSTLQRSSKKARDTWIKAHDSAVETYGEGERAHRTAFAALKHSFEKVGDHWEPKARKGPSDAQAARSTPKRGKTAEGVDAHASKQHLYEVAKRLGVDGRSTMTKDQLVEAIKKANRRATAKAR; encoded by the coding sequence ATGCCGGCACGAGAAGAACTCCCGTCGACGCTGCAGCGCTCTTCCAAGAAGGCGCGGGACACCTGGATCAAGGCCCATGACTCGGCGGTGGAGACCTACGGTGAGGGGGAGCGGGCGCACCGTACGGCCTTCGCCGCGCTGAAGCACTCCTTCGAGAAGGTCGGCGACCACTGGGAGCCGAAGGCCCGCAAGGGCCCCTCCGACGCCCAGGCGGCCAGGAGCACTCCGAAGCGGGGCAAGACCGCCGAAGGGGTCGACGCCCACGCGTCCAAGCAGCATCTGTACGAGGTGGCCAAGCGCCTGGGCGTCGACGGCCGGTCCACGATGACCAAGGACCAGCTCGTCGAGGCCATCAAGAAGGCCAACCGGAGGGCCACGGCCAAGGCCCGGTGA
- a CDS encoding catalase: MTDVSSNGPQRGDGRPVLTNRQGHPVYDNQNQRTVGARGPATLENYQFLEKISHFDRERIPERVVHARGVTAYGYFEAYGKLGDEPVSRYTRAKLFQEAGKRTELAVRFSTVIGGRDSSEAARDPRGFAVKFYTEDGNWDLVGNNLAVFFIRDAIKFPDVIHALKPDPVTFRQEPNRIFDFMSQTPESMHMLVNLFSPRGIPADYRHMQGFGVNTYKWVNQQGETHLVKYHWMPKQGVRSMTAADAAAVQAQELGHATKDLHEAIDRGDFPEWELLVQIMTDEEHPELDFDPLDDTKVWPENDFPALPVGRMVLDRNVANNFAENEQISFGTGVLVDGLDFSDDKMLVGRTFSYSDTQRHRVGPNYLQLPVNQAKHAEVRTNQRDGQMTFYVDTEGESPHINYEPSLLGGLSEGHYPTHDEQGPVISGRLTRKRLPRTNDYAQAGQRYLLMEQWERDDLVLNLVTLLSQAERPVQERMVWHFLMVEDELGLRVGEGLGIGPGDVAHLEPLTSQELDEEERERLSKLGKNGPRQVSGLKMTHCVPDGRAQPAG; this comes from the coding sequence ATGACGGACGTGTCGAGCAATGGGCCGCAGCGGGGAGACGGGCGACCGGTGCTGACCAATCGGCAGGGGCACCCGGTCTACGACAACCAGAACCAGCGCACGGTCGGCGCGCGAGGCCCGGCCACCCTGGAGAACTACCAGTTCCTGGAGAAGATCAGCCATTTCGACCGGGAGCGGATCCCCGAGCGGGTGGTGCACGCCCGCGGGGTGACCGCCTACGGGTACTTCGAGGCGTACGGCAAGCTGGGCGATGAGCCGGTCAGCCGCTACACCAGGGCGAAGCTGTTCCAGGAGGCGGGCAAGCGGACCGAACTGGCCGTCCGCTTCTCCACCGTGATCGGCGGCAGGGACTCCTCCGAGGCGGCGCGCGACCCGCGCGGGTTCGCGGTGAAGTTCTACACCGAGGACGGGAACTGGGACCTCGTCGGCAACAACCTGGCCGTCTTCTTCATCAGGGACGCCATCAAGTTCCCCGACGTGATCCATGCGCTCAAGCCCGACCCGGTGACCTTCCGGCAGGAGCCCAACCGGATCTTCGACTTCATGTCGCAGACCCCGGAGAGCATGCACATGCTGGTCAACCTGTTCAGCCCGCGCGGCATCCCGGCCGACTACCGGCACATGCAGGGCTTCGGGGTGAACACCTACAAGTGGGTGAACCAGCAGGGTGAGACCCATCTGGTGAAATATCACTGGATGCCCAAGCAGGGCGTGCGGAGCATGACCGCCGCCGACGCGGCCGCGGTGCAGGCGCAGGAGCTGGGGCACGCCACCAAGGATCTGCACGAGGCGATCGACCGCGGCGACTTCCCCGAGTGGGAGCTCCTGGTGCAGATCATGACCGACGAGGAGCACCCCGAGCTGGACTTCGACCCCCTGGACGACACCAAGGTGTGGCCGGAGAACGACTTCCCCGCGCTGCCGGTCGGCCGGATGGTCCTGGACCGGAACGTGGCCAACAACTTCGCCGAGAACGAGCAGATCTCCTTCGGCACCGGGGTCCTGGTCGACGGGCTCGACTTCTCCGACGACAAGATGCTGGTGGGCCGGACGTTCTCCTACAGCGACACCCAGCGCCACCGGGTGGGGCCCAACTACCTGCAGCTCCCGGTCAACCAGGCCAAGCACGCCGAGGTGCGCACCAACCAGCGCGACGGGCAGATGACCTTCTACGTCGACACCGAGGGGGAGAGCCCGCACATCAACTACGAGCCGTCCCTGCTCGGCGGGCTGAGCGAGGGGCACTACCCCACCCACGACGAGCAGGGGCCGGTCATCTCCGGCCGGCTGACCCGTAAGCGCCTCCCCAGGACCAACGACTACGCCCAGGCGGGTCAGCGCTACCTGCTGATGGAGCAGTGGGAACGCGACGACCTCGTGCTGAACCTCGTCACCCTGCTGTCGCAGGCCGAGCGGCCCGTCCAGGAGCGCATGGTCTGGCACTTCCTGATGGTCGAGGACGAGCTGGGGCTGCGCGTCGGGGAGGGGCTCGGGATCGGGCCCGGGGACGTCGCCCACCTGGAGCCGCTGACGAGTCAGGAGCTGGACGAGGAGGAGCGCGAGCGGCTGTCCAAGCTGGGCAAGAACGGGCCGCGCCAGGTGTCCGGCCTGAAGATGACCCACTGCGTCCCGGACGGGCGGGCGCAGCCGGCCGGGTGA
- a CDS encoding cysteine hydrolase family protein, with product MGATAVIVVDMLNPYDHQDAGRLARSVAGITGPLSELVGRAHGREDVDLIYVNDNHGDFAATREDIETLARKGRHPELVEPVLPPRDCAFLPKVRHSAFFGTSLEYLLRRREVETLVLTGQVTEQCILYTALDAYVRHFSIRVPRDCVAHIHADLGDAALRMMERNMGAEITTAGRCLAPAE from the coding sequence GTGGGGGCCACAGCGGTGATCGTGGTGGACATGCTGAATCCGTACGACCACCAGGACGCCGGACGGCTGGCGCGGAGCGTCGCCGGGATCACGGGGCCGCTGTCGGAGCTCGTCGGACGGGCGCACGGGCGCGAGGACGTCGATCTGATCTACGTCAACGACAACCACGGAGACTTCGCGGCCACCCGCGAGGACATCGAGACGCTGGCGCGCAAGGGCAGGCATCCGGAGCTGGTGGAGCCCGTGCTGCCCCCTCGCGACTGCGCCTTCCTGCCCAAGGTGCGCCACAGCGCGTTCTTCGGCACCTCGCTCGAATACCTCCTGCGCCGCCGGGAGGTCGAGACGCTGGTGCTGACCGGCCAGGTGACCGAGCAGTGCATCCTGTACACCGCGCTCGACGCCTACGTGCGCCATTTCTCCATCCGGGTGCCGCGTGACTGCGTCGCCCACATCCACGCCGACCTCGGCGACGCGGCGCTGCGGATGATGGAGCGCAACATGGGGGCGGAGATCACGACGGCCGGGCGGTGCCTCGCTCCGGCGGAATGA
- a CDS encoding DUF2254 family protein: MSEISQLQRLVPNRQDLRVRMRLSAAEFLLTPLLMVLGAVALAVGSVSADISSSEWPADVRAVFLRLFPHDNLVKMLSVIATGLVTVTTLTLSALLVAVSHTATSVAPVVFDQFLRRRANQAYFGYVAGCATYTYLVMAVSRPEWAGVGALLAVVLAAGALILLVFMGYLMIDQMRPTSVVRSIQELAYRARVRQMPLLARSRTGSLLEGESVPVTTRATGYVIDISTARLESLLAGTGETVEVAFQVRIGDLLAYGDTVARIRGGSPGQRAHVAETVLTCVTIDRARNADVDPDYAIEQLGNVAWAATSTRQNPDVALAAVGALRDLSARWAAAGVPDAGEYGGPLPVVYDDAVQRRIAAALIDLIVVSASSRQHQTCAVALSTLADILPQLPERDKDVAVRSLQRALPATLSHVASVEMGRGLAKLRAALDAIGMEDMADQVREMGPRLVRESGLSDKDDLIDHLDDTETTGPRSFRFR, translated from the coding sequence ATGTCGGAAATCTCCCAACTCCAGCGCCTTGTGCCCAACCGGCAGGATCTCCGGGTCCGCATGCGGCTGTCGGCGGCGGAATTCCTGTTGACCCCGCTGCTCATGGTGCTCGGAGCGGTGGCGCTGGCGGTGGGGTCGGTCTCGGCGGACATCTCCTCGTCGGAGTGGCCCGCCGACGTCCGGGCGGTCTTCCTGCGGCTGTTCCCGCACGACAACCTGGTCAAGATGCTGAGTGTGATCGCGACGGGCCTGGTGACGGTCACCACGCTCACCCTGTCGGCGCTGCTGGTGGCGGTCTCGCACACCGCGACGTCGGTGGCGCCGGTGGTGTTCGACCAGTTCCTCCGGCGCAGGGCCAACCAGGCATATTTCGGATATGTCGCCGGTTGTGCGACCTACACCTATCTCGTGATGGCCGTCTCGCGGCCCGAATGGGCCGGGGTGGGGGCGCTCCTGGCGGTCGTGCTGGCCGCGGGGGCGCTCATCCTGCTGGTGTTCATGGGATATCTCATGATCGACCAGATGCGTCCCACCTCCGTGGTGCGCTCGATCCAGGAGCTGGCCTACCGGGCCCGGGTGCGTCAGATGCCGCTGCTGGCCCGTTCCCGCACGGGCTCCCTGCTGGAGGGGGAGTCGGTCCCGGTGACGACCCGGGCCACCGGATACGTGATCGACATCAGCACGGCCCGCCTGGAGTCGCTGCTGGCCGGCACGGGGGAGACGGTCGAGGTCGCCTTCCAGGTGCGCATCGGCGACCTGCTCGCCTACGGCGACACCGTCGCCCGGATCCGCGGCGGGAGCCCCGGGCAGCGTGCCCACGTCGCCGAGACCGTCCTCACCTGCGTCACGATCGACCGGGCCCGCAACGCCGACGTCGATCCCGACTACGCCATCGAGCAGCTCGGCAACGTCGCCTGGGCCGCCACCTCCACCCGGCAGAACCCCGACGTGGCGCTCGCCGCGGTCGGGGCCCTGCGCGACCTGTCGGCCCGCTGGGCGGCCGCGGGCGTCCCCGACGCCGGCGAGTACGGCGGGCCGCTGCCGGTGGTCTACGACGACGCCGTGCAGCGGCGCATCGCGGCCGCGCTGATCGACCTGATCGTCGTCAGCGCCTCCTCGCGGCAGCACCAGACGTGCGCCGTGGCCCTGTCCACGCTGGCCGACATCCTGCCCCAGCTACCGGAGCGCGACAAGGACGTCGCGGTGCGGAGCCTGCAGCGGGCGCTGCCGGCGACGCTCTCCCATGTGGCGAGCGTGGAGATGGGGCGCGGCCTGGCCAAGCTGCGCGCGGCGCTCGACGCGATCGGCATGGAGGACATGGCCGACCAGGTCCGCGAGATGGGGCCGCGGCTGGTCAGGGAGAGCGGTCTGAGCGACAAGGACGACCTGATCGACCACCTCGACGACACCGAGACCACCGGCCCCCGGTCCTTCCGGTTCCGCTGA
- a CDS encoding WhiB family transcriptional regulator: MSIQGNVIPIIHWSRRSSCLNEDPELFFPVSAEGPGREQYEQAKAVCRRCPVRLRCLDYALNTRQMYGVWGGTTPDERRAAMAATRRGVR; encoded by the coding sequence ATGTCTATCCAGGGCAACGTCATTCCCATCATCCACTGGTCCCGCCGCTCCTCCTGCCTCAACGAGGACCCCGAGCTCTTCTTCCCCGTGTCCGCCGAGGGGCCCGGCCGGGAGCAGTACGAACAGGCCAAAGCCGTCTGCCGCCGCTGTCCGGTACGGCTGCGCTGCCTGGACTACGCCTTGAACACCCGCCAGATGTACGGCGTGTGGGGAGGCACCACCCCCGACGAGCGCAGAGCCGCCATGGCGGCGACGAGGCGCGGGGTGAGGTGA
- a CDS encoding DUF72 domain-containing protein — protein MTTQLSLDGITWPAAGDGGRPDAERILVGTASWTDRSLLESGWYPAGASTPAARLAYYASRFPIVEVDATYYHPPAQRTVEAWRDRTPRGFTFNVKAFSLLTNHPTRRESLYKDLRDGLGTSKRTVYLSDVGPRVAEEVWQRFLSALRPLHEAGKLGALLFQFPPWFPIGRDNRRYIIECARRCDPMRICVEFRNHTWMAEDNRAETLDFLASHDIPYVCVDMPQGHPSSIPPVLAATSDLAIVRLHGHSGRWTSKKIEERFAYLYSEPELRRWATRIRALAGQVPTTHVLLNNCCGDNSQRNAARLAALLGAPEPERAPG, from the coding sequence ATGACGACACAGCTCTCCCTGGACGGGATCACCTGGCCCGCCGCCGGTGACGGGGGACGGCCGGACGCGGAGCGGATCCTGGTCGGCACGGCCTCGTGGACGGACAGGTCGCTGCTGGAGTCGGGCTGGTATCCCGCCGGCGCGTCCACCCCGGCCGCGCGCCTGGCCTACTACGCCTCGCGGTTCCCGATCGTCGAGGTGGACGCCACCTACTACCACCCGCCGGCCCAGCGCACGGTGGAGGCCTGGCGGGACCGCACCCCGCGGGGGTTCACCTTCAACGTCAAGGCGTTCTCCCTGCTGACCAACCACCCCACCCGGCGGGAGTCCCTCTACAAGGATCTGCGGGACGGGCTCGGCACGTCGAAGCGGACGGTCTACCTGAGCGACGTCGGGCCGCGGGTCGCCGAGGAGGTCTGGCAGCGCTTCCTGAGCGCGCTCAGGCCGTTGCACGAGGCGGGGAAGCTGGGGGCCCTGCTCTTCCAGTTCCCCCCGTGGTTCCCCATCGGGCGGGACAACCGGCGCTACATCATCGAATGCGCGCGCCGCTGCGACCCCATGCGCATCTGCGTGGAGTTCCGCAACCACACCTGGATGGCGGAGGACAACCGGGCCGAGACCCTCGACTTCCTCGCCTCGCACGACATCCCCTACGTGTGCGTCGACATGCCGCAGGGGCACCCGTCGTCGATCCCGCCGGTCCTCGCCGCGACCTCCGACCTGGCCATCGTCCGCCTCCACGGGCACTCCGGCAGGTGGACCAGCAAGAAGATCGAGGAGCGCTTCGCCTACCTGTACTCGGAGCCCGAGCTCAGGCGCTGGGCCACCAGGATCCGCGCGCTCGCCGGCCAGGTCCCGACCACCCACGTGCTCCTGAACAACTGCTGCGGGGACAACTCCCAGCGCAACGCGGCACGGCTGGCCGCCCTCCTCGGCGCCCCCGAGCCGGAGCGGGCCCCCGGCTGA